From a single Drosophila sulfurigaster albostrigata strain 15112-1811.04 chromosome 3, ASM2355843v2, whole genome shotgun sequence genomic region:
- the LOC133840365 gene encoding catenin delta-2: MNPQQNLNIEPSMVSEAGHIQTQYTAFQNFEQYTAAGYSNAPLYISKPTGMGTLTRMGPHCSTIGSQNKVETGPQEVSIPGMEGHALVPTVRYIQAPQFDEGADFGLSGLPPCGLEPHYTDEPVVPYGFTADATYGLPGVSANMKPFASRPFDNNLNGSEQAIDAQCRPFEGQGDFKLAPFPTSSLNSVPPRIGEKEDFIGGSDSDLCSTMRWRDPNLSEVISFLSNPNNAIKANAAAYLQHLCYMDDPNKQRTRTLGGIPPLIRLLSYDAPEIHKNACGALRNLSYGRQNDENKRGIKNAGGIEALVHLLCRSQETEVKELVTGVLWNMSSCEDIKRSIIDEALAAIVCNIIKPHSGWDPICSGETCFSTVFRNASGVLRNVSSAGEHARECLRNCENLVESLFYVVRSSIEKNNIGNKTVENCVCILRNLSYRCQEVEDPNYDKHPFIIQERAIPSSSKGENLGCFGTSKKKKDAAANESQQDYIFSTEYSKSTGTNNPTGKGYEQLWQPEVVQYYLSLLQSCSNPETLEAAAGAIQNLSACYWQPSIDIRATVRKEKGLPILVELLRMEVDRVVCAVATALRNLAIDQRNKELIGKYAMRDLVQKLPSGNAQHDQNTSDDTITAVLATINEVIKKNPEFARSLLDAGGVDRLMNITRRKEQYTSCVIKFASQVLYTMWQHHELREVYKKNGWKEQDFVNKHFAAHSSSTPPSSPNNANNTLNRPMASQGRTRYEDRTIQRVPNASYRNKEAAGGGGAGGGAAGGAAVMSNNDTALLSEMVRKQL, encoded by the exons ATGAATCCCCAGCAAAATTTGAACATAGAGCCGTCGATGGTGTCGGAGGCGGGGCACATTCAAACTCAGTACACGGCATTCCAGAACTTTGAGCAATACACGGCGGCTGGATACTCAAATGCACCGCTCTATATCTCAAAGCCCACGGGCATGGGGACCCTGACACGCATGGGGCCACATTGCTCGACAATTGGGTCGCAGAACAAAGTGGAAACAGGTCCACAAGAAGTATCCATTCCCGGCATGGAGGGACATGCCTTGGTGCCGACCGTACGATACATACAGGCTCCGCAATTCGATGAAGGTGCCGACTTCGGTCTATCGGGCTTACCACCCTGTGGCCTAGAACCGCATTACACAGATGAACCGGTTGTTCCATATGGCTTCACTGCCGATGCTACTTATGGCTTGCCGGGCGTTAGCGCGAATATGAAACCGTTTGCGTCGCGGCCGTTTGACAATAATCTCAATGGATCGGAGCAGGCAATCGATGCTCAATGTCGACCATTTGAGGGTCAAGGTGATTTTAAATTAGCTCCATTCCCCACAAGTTCATTGAACTCAGTACCACCGAGAATTGGTGAAAAAGAAGATTTCATTGGTGGTTCCGATAGTGATCTCTGTTCAACAATGAGATGGCGGGATCCGAATCTGTCGGAGGTTATTAGCTTTCTTAGCAATCCAAATAATGCTATAAAGGCAAATGCGGCTGCATATTTGCAGCATCTATGCTATATGGATGATCCAAATAAGCAGCGCACAAGGACTTTGGGCGGCATTCCACCTTTAATTCGATTATTATCATACGATGCACCCGAAATTCACAA GAATGCTTGCGGTGCCTTGCGTAATTTATCTTATGGTAGACAAAATGACGAGAATAAGCGTGGAATTAAAAATGCTGGCGGCATTGAGGCATTGGTGCATCTCTTGTGTCGGTCTCAAGAAACTGAGGTTAAAGAGTTGGTGACTGGAGTATTATGGAATATGTCGTCATGCGAGGACATTAAACGGTCAATTATTGATGAAGCGCTGGCTGCTATAGTTTGTAACATTATCAAGCCTCACTCCGGATGGGATCCCATCTGTTCGGGCGAGACTTGCTTTTCCACAGTATTTCGCAATGCTTCTGGAGTCTTGAGAAATGTGAGTTCAGCCGGAGAACATGCCCGAGAATGCCTTCGAAATTGCGAAAACTTGGTGGAATCGCTCTTTTACGTCGTGCGATCGTCTATTGAGAAAAATAACATTGGAAATAAAACGGTAGAGAATTGTGTTTGTATACTGCGCAATCTCTCGTACAGATGCCAAGAAGTTGAGGATCCCAATTATGATAAGCATCCATTTATTATACAAGAACGAGCCATTCCATCGTCTTCAAAAG GCGAAAATTTGGGATGCTTTGGCACAagtaaaaagaagaaagacgCTGCTGCAAATGAGTCACAACAGGACTACATATTTTCCACAGAATATTCCAAGAGTACTGGCACAAACAATCCAACTGGCAAAGGCTACGAACAGTTGTGGCAACCAGAAGTGGTTCAATATTATCTCTCTTTGCTGCAGAGCTGTTCAAATCctgaaactcttgaagcagcagctggtgcAATTCAAAATCTTTCTGCCTGCTATTGGCAGCCTAGTATCGACATTCGCGCTACGGTGCGTAAGGAGAAGGGTCTTCCGATACTCGTCGAGTTGCTGCGAATGGAAGTCGATCGTGTGGTTTGCGCTGTCGCCACCGCGCTACGCAATCTGGCAATCGATCAGCGAAACAAGGAGTTGATTGGCAAATATGCAATGCGTGATTTGGTGCAAAAACTGCCATCTGGCAATGCTCAGCACGATCAAAATACGTCGGACGACACAATCACAGCAGTATTGGCAACGATTAATGAAGTCATCAAAAAGAATCCCGAATTTGCGCGCTCTTTGTTGGATGCAGGCGGCGTGGACAGATTGATGAATATCACAAGACGCAAAGAACAATACACGTCGTGTGTTATAAAGTTTGCTAGTCAAGTTTTGTACACAATGTGGCAGCACCATGAGCTGCGTGAGGTCTACAAAAAGAATGGCTGGAAGGAGCAAGATTTTGTGAATAAACATTTTGCCGCACACAGTAGTAGTACCCCGCCAAGTTCACCAAATAATGCCAACAATACTCTGAACAGACCAATGGCATCTCAGGGACGAACGCGTTACGAGGATCGAACAATCCAGCGTGTCCCAAATGCTTCTTATCGCAACAAAGAAGCAGCCGGCGGAGGAGGTGCcggaggaggagcagcaggagGAGCTGCTGTCATGTCCAACAACGATACGGCATTGTTGTCGGAAATGGTTCGAAAACAATTATAA
- the LOC133840366 gene encoding serine/threonine-protein kinase Genghis Khan: MDYESSLPELGDLMALSCNERLELLESLLSEPDGDKKLNQSLNLEDNFKGHQFSMDALLDTFILLYDECSNSSLRREKSVSDFLKLAKPFVHIVRKLRLTREDFEILKIIGRGAFGEVCVVRMLSSENIFAMKILNKWEMLKRAETACFREERDVLVLGDRQWITNLHYAFQDNINLYLVMDYYCGGDLLTLLSKFEDKLPEDMAKFYITEMILAVNSIHQLKYVHRDIKPDNVLLDKRGHVRLADFGSCLRLDKDGTVQSNVAVGTPDYISPEILRAMEDGKGRYGTECDWWSLGVCMYEMLYGETPFYAESLVETYGKIMNHQNCFNLPPAETQQSKLSDASKDLLCKLICIPEQRLGQKGLHDFMTHPWFEGIDWKNIRNGLAPYIPEVSSPTDTSNFDVDDNDVRLTDTIPPSANPAFSGFHLPFIGFTFSQNGYSTDSRKFDQSKTSGFGDTLESSMLCSELSKDSDSSNELLNKQLKALNEQLLQSKHDKSDLTAKYNEVLERLKTQDAELKEAISQRNGAMMEYSEVTEKLTELRNQKQKLSRQVRDKEEELDAAIQKNDSLRNELRKSDKTRRELELHIEDAVNEASKEKKIREHAEECCRKLQSDFRKSVPNVDTTAPMGSGIAGYEIERIELQYAEKLNHQQARHNMELEALRDQLHEMETANAMLSKELQQTHEKLKTTSIDSMAESAETILEFQKRYDLEKSTWVEENQRLSAEVNLKSKNLRDLQTEEVEILKELQVKREAINHWELQMAEIIQWVSDERDARSYLQALATKMTEEIEYLKHVGTFNNNAVDHKNWRNRRSQKLDKMELLNLQSALQREIQAKAFIAEELSQTRAELISTQKEACDYKKRCESVVYDLKKKENELRDLQKADLDYSESFLHKSSHHNNAFFKDISINTDAIDATESYVNDGRDNISTSSNLFQSSNAGMLFNYESKYALKGTKDNLSSKASTNNDDIRSESSLNYEDTKKKPSGNTSIHQFLVRTFSSPTKCNHCTSLMVGLTRQGVVCEICGFACHTVCCQRVPTMCPVPMDQTKRPLGIDPTRGIGTAYEGYVKVPKSGVIKRGWIRQFVVVCDFKLFLYDISTDRCALPSVSVSQVLDMRDPEFSVGSVRESDVIHAAKKRCSVHFLRLIKTALIESGISLNTLMLADNESEKSKWVIALGELHRILKRNNLPNTAIYKVNEILDNTLSIIRNALCSVITYPNQILLGTEDGLFYLNLDQYEIARIGETKKILQLWYIEEEQIIVILCGKQRHLRLLPIRALEASDVEWIKVVESKNCISACTGIIRRYPSIVYSFIIALKRPNNHTQIIVYEINRTRTRHQKTCEFTIGYLAQHVQILSDMRLVVAHQSGFTAYFLRGEATAMSLVHPENQLCAFLNYSGVDAVRVIEILSPTGGTFGEYLLVFQTLAIYVDLQGRKSRDREIMYPAFPTYITYSDGHLLVFSETHLDIFNTQTSEWVQSIGIKQSLPLNNVGNVVLTSINDTPLIVYLANIHTKGLLQHRDSDRKGVSNIKRRFSIREINKTVKSDRRSKMISAPSNFNHISHMGPGDGIQNQRLLDLPTTLETAEHTNKQLISSLNSVNQLRKSNFLDQTDGNSEDFGNDNIPSRTPSPMGALLFDDLNNID; the protein is encoded by the exons atggaTTATGAAAGCTCATTGCCTGAGCTCGGTG ACCTAATGGCGCTGAGCTGTAATGAGAGGCTTGAGCTGCTGGAGTCACTTTTAAGTGAGCCAGACGGCGACAAGAAATTGAATCAAAGCCTCAATTTGGAAGACAATTTCAAGGGTCATCAGTTTTCCATGGATGCATTATTGGATACATTTATCTTGCTCTACGATGAGTGCAGTAATTCATCCTTGCGTCGCGAGAAAAGTGTATCCGACTTTCTTAAGCTTG CAAAACCTTTCGTGCACATTGTAAGGAAGCTGCGGCTAACGCGTGAGGATTtcgaaatattgaaaataattggtCGTGGCGCCTTTGGTGAAGTTTGCGTGGTACGCATGCTCTCATCCGAGAATATTTTCGCCatgaaaatattgaacaaGTGGGAAATGCTGAAGCGTGCAGAGACGGCTTGTTTTCGTGAGGAAAGAGATGTGTTAGTGCTTGGCGATCGCCAGTGGAttacaaatttgcattatgcGTTTCAGGataatatcaatttg TACCTGGTTATGGACTATTACTGCGGCGGCGACTTGCTGACACTCTTAAGCAAATTCGAAGATAAACTGCCCGAGGACATGGCCAAGTTTTACATCACCGAAATGATATTGGCCGTGAATAGCATTCATCAACTGAAGTATGTACATCGAGACATCAAGCCAGACAATGTGCTCTTGGATAAAAGAGGACATGTGCGTTTGGCTGACTTCGGTTCGTGCTTACGACTGGACAAAGACGGCACAGTCCAATCGAATGTCGCCGTGGGCACACCCGATTACATATCCCCCGAAATACTGCGTGCCATGGAGGACGGCAAGGGGCGTTATGGCACCGAATGCGATTGGTGGTCACTTGGCGTGTGCATGTATGAAATGCTGTATGGCGAAACGCCATTCTACGCGGAGAGCCTGGTTGAAACCTATGGCAAAATTATGAATCATCAGAATTGCTTTAATCTGCCACCAGCTGAAACTCAACAAAGCAAATTATCCGATGCCTCGAAAGATTTACTGTGTAAACTTATATGCATACCGGAGCAACGACTGGGTCAGAAGGGTTTGCATGACTTTATGACGCATCCGTGGTTTGAAGGCATCGATTGGAAGAATATACGTAATGGCCTTGCACCTTATATCCCCGAAGTGTCCAGTCCAACGGACACATCGAATTTTGATGTGGATGACAATGATGTCAGGTTAACCGACACCATCCCACCATCGGCGAATCCAGCATTTTCCGGGTTTCATTTGCCTTTTATTGGCTTTACATTCTCACAAAATGGCTACTCGACAGACTCGCGGAAATTTGATCAATCAAAGACATCGGGTTTTGGCGATACCCTTGAAAGTTCTATGCTGTGCAGTGAACTATCCAAAGATTCCGATAGCTCGAATGAATTGCTGAACAAACAATTGAAAGCATTAAACGAACAACTGTTGCAATCAAAGCACGACAAAAGCGATCTAACTGCGAAATACAATGAGGTTTTGGAACGTCTAAAAACACAAGATGCTGAACTCAAAGAAGCAATCTCACAGCGCAATGGTGCAATGATGGAGTATTCGGAGGTGACCGAAAAATTGACCGAGCTGCGCAACCAAAAACAGAAATTGTCGCGACAAGTGCGCGATAAAGAGGAGGAGCTCGATGCGGCAATACAGAAGAATGATAGCTTACGAAACGAATTGCGCAAATCGGATAAAACACGTCGAGAGCTTGAATTACATATTGAAGATGCCGTCAACGAAGCATCAAAGGAGAAGAAAATTCGGGAGCATGCCGAAGAATGTTGCCGCAAGTTACAGAGCGACTTTCGCAAGTCAGTGCCAAATGTGGACACAACGGCACCAATGGGTTCGGGCATTGCAGGATATGAAATCGAaagaattgaattgcaatatGCTGAGAAATTGAATCATCAACAGGCACGTCACAATATGGAACTGGAAGCGCTGCGAGATCAGCTCCATGAGATGGAAACAGCGAACGCTATGCTGTCGAAGGAGTTGCAGCAAACGCATGAGAAATTAAAGACTACGTCCATTGATTCAATGGCGGAATCAGCTGAAACGATTTTGGAATTCCAAAAGCGTTACGATTTGGAGAAATCAACATGGGTTGAGGAGAATCAACGATTAAGTGCAGAGgttaatttgaaatcaaagaaTCTGCGTGACTTGCAAACGGAGGAGGTGGAAATACTGAAAGAGTTGCAAGTGAAACGCGAAGCCATAAATCATTGGGAGCTGCAAATGGCCGAGATTATTCAATGGGTATCCGATGAACGAGATGCTCGCAGTTATCTACAAGCGCTGGCTACCAAGATGACGGAAGAAATCGAATACCTCAAACACGTCGgcacatttaataataacgcAGTTGATCACAAAAATTGGCGCAATCGACGGTCGCAAAAGCTTGATAAAATGGAGCTGCTTAATCTGCAAAGTGCGCTGCAACGTGAAATCCAAGCCAAGGCATTTATAGCTGAAGAATTAAGTCAAACGAGGGCTGAACTGATTTCCACGCAAAAGGAAGCTTGTGATTATAAGAAGCGTTGTGAATCGGTTGTATACGATTtgaagaaaaaggaaaatgagCTAAGGGATTTGCAGAAGGCCGATCTCGATTATTCGGAatcatttttgcataaatcttCGCATCACAATAATGCCTTCTTTAAAGATATCTCCATTAACACAGATGCCATCGATGCGACTGAATCTTATGTGAACGATGGCAGGGACAATATTTCGACGTCATCGAACCTGTTTCAATCATCCAACGCGGGCATGCTTTTCAATTACGAATCCAAATACGCACTTAAGGGTACCAAGGATAATTTAAGTAGTAAGGCATCTACAAATAATGATGACATCCGATCAGAAAGTAGCTTAAATTATGAGGACACGAAGAAGAAACCTTCAGGCAATACTTCCATACATCAATTTCTGGTGCGCACTTTCAGCAGTCCAACCAAGTGCAATCACTGCACTTCGTTGATGGTTGGCCTGACCAGACAGGGCGTCGTTTGTGAAATTTGTGGCTTCGCTTGTCACACTGTCTGCTGCCAAAGAGTGCCGACCATGTGCCCAGTTCCTATGGATCAAACAAAGCGACCGTTGGGCATTGATCCTACGCGAGGAATTGGCACTGCATACGAAGGCTACGTGAAGGTGCCCAAGTCGGGTGTTATCAAACGAGGATGGATTCGTCAATTTGTTGTCGTCTGCGACTTTAAACTATTTCTGTATGACATCTCAACGGATCGTTGCGCGTTACCAAGCGTCAGTGTCTCACAGGTCTTGGATATGCGAGATCCCGAATTCTCTGTTGGCAGCGTACGCGAGAGTGATGTAATACATGCAGCCAAAAAAAGATGTTCCGTGCATTTTTTAAGGTTA aTCAAAACAGCGCTCATTGAAAGTGGAATCTCATTAAATACGCTGATGTTGGCGGATAACGAATCTGAAAAATCCAAATGGGTTATTGCCTTGGGCGAACTACATCGAATATTGAAACGAAATAATTTACCAAATACGGCCATTTATAAAGTCAATGAGATCTTGGATAACACACTATCCATAATACGTAACGCTCTATGCTCTGTCATCACATATCCCAATCAAATTCTGTTGGGAACAGAAGAtggattattttatttgaatctGGATCAGTATG AAATTGCTCGAATTGGCGAAACGAAGAAAATCCTTcaattgtggtatattgaaGAGGAGCAGATAATTGTCATTTTGTGTGGTAAACAACGTCATTTGAGACTGCTTCCCATAAGAGCATTGGAGGCCAGTGATGTTGAATGGATTAAAGTCGTAGAGtctaaaaattgcatttccgCGTGTACCGGCATCATTCGCCGTTACCCCAGCattgtttattcatttatcATTGCTTTGAAGCGCCCCAATAATCATACACAAATTATTGTTTACGAGATCAATCGAACACGTACAAGGCATCAGAAGACATGCGAGTTCACAATTGGTTATTTAGCTCAACATGTTCAAATACTATCTGATATGCGCCTTGTGGTCGCTCACCAAAGCGGTTTTACAGCTTACTTCCTGCGGGGAGAAGCAACTGCAATgt CTTTGGTTCACCCCGAGAATCAGTTGTGCGCGTTTCTTAATTATTCTGGCGTTGATGCAGTCAgagtaattgaaatattaagtCCAACTGGTGGCACTTTTGGCGAATACCTCTTAGTATTTCAAACCCTCGCTATATATGTGGATCTACAAGGACGCAAATCGCGTGACAGGGAAATCATGTATCCAGCTTTCCCTACATATATAA CATATTCTGATGGCCATTTATTGGTTTTCTCGGAGACTCATCTGGATATCTTCAACACACAAACTTCTGAATGGGTGCAATCAATTGGTATCAAGCAGTCGCTTCCACTGAACAACGTAGGCAACGTTGTCTTGACATCTATTAACGACACACCTTTGATCGTTTACTTGGCTAATATTCatacaa AGGGTCTTTTACAACATCGCGATAGTGACCGCAAGGGAGTCAGCAATATCAAACGTAGATTCTCTATcagagaaataaataaaacagttaaaag TGATCGGAGATCAAAGATGATATCAGCACCATCAAACTTTAACCATATTTCGCATATGGGTCCTGGAGACGGTATTCAAAATCAGCGTTTACTGGATTTGCCAACAACTTTGGAGACAGCGGAGCACACTAATAAGCAACTCATATCTTCATTAAATTCCGTTAACCAATTGAGAAAATCGAATTTTCTGGATCAAA CTGATGGTAACTCTGAGGATTTTGGCAATGACAATATACCCTCCAGGACTCCCAGCCCAATGGGGGCGTTACTTTTTGACGATCTTAACAATATAGATTAA
- the LOC133841698 gene encoding PRADC1-like protein, whose product MLIVLVVIATLSQCTATSTIHMPVTTQDIIAGDVFFEIVSPQDLEYTYRLRPAKDFGVSFSQKLENVPMVLADPPEACQKIRNVREMHGSVALMDRGQCSFLTKTLNAEAAGAIGAIITEYNSNSPEFEHYIEMIHDKTNRDAQIPAGFLLGKNGIIIRSTLLRMKRVHALINIPVNLTFTPPSKINHPPWLGW is encoded by the exons ATGTTAATTGTTTTGGTAGTTATTGCCACTCTGAGCCAATGCACAGCCACGTCAACAATACACATGCCAGTGACGACTCAGGACATAATTGCAGGTGACGTGTTCTTTGAAATCGTTTCGCCGCAAGATCTTGAATACACCTATCGACTGCGGCCGGCCAAGGACTTTGGCGTGTCCTTCTCACAGAAGCTAGAAAACGTGCCCATGGTGTTGGCCGACCCACCCGAAGCTTGCCAAAAGATCCGCAATGTACGAGAGATGCACGGAAGCGTTGCGCTTATGGATAGGGG TCAATGCTCGTTTCTTACCAAGACACTTAATGCAGAGGCTGCTGGTGCAATTGGCGCTATCATCACCGAGTACAATTCGAATTCACCGGAATTTGAGCATTACATTGAGATGATACACGATAAAACCAATCGCGATGCACAAATTCCGGCCGGCTTTTTGCTGGGCAAGAATGGCATCATCATACGCAGCACTCTACTGCGGATGAAGCGTGTCCATGCGCTTATTAATATACCTGTGAACCTGACTTTTACCCCGCCATCGAAAATCAATCATCCACCTTGGCTGGGTTGGTAA
- the LOC133841696 gene encoding uncharacterized protein LOC133841696 isoform X1, whose product MNATTEATTASAEEAHTTTVTATPTATATTTETQLSDSLSLLLSSRATSAASSWLHELAQPGEHEPTSALLNYCKRKFLRPYVAILTVVGLNPISTDMSNVSACCSYIQALVILCVLLMGYVLRYLCGYRGDRGFSSYRDIRPGGYGNATDVCDSSGGSKTSNTIGELLFGYVVPSVLNLLSFVSAVLVCKVIEHEQLQNLIERVFLLSAKPKRLCRMLWFYLGVALALLLLLFAYACCVVIMQPAQIIKVAWLAEKLRNWELCLRIGLLCTILLQDLVEIIILSSYYIECYLLRVHLETLSHKLLMHSIDSLDWMREILEFRKLLERVNQHVSIPVCFLIVMNLAYAFAGLVYLFKDFDFHYCALKLVLLNIANVMLWLFLGLLPFFVAGSVTRVCQNAQANGHQIRVRPFVYHNTSAEDLNSTLLFASSLDMSAKLFRMPIQSNYLCFAILVVTIVVLTLGMCLNLSALGKF is encoded by the exons ATGAACGCGACGACAGAGGCGACCACAGCGTCAGCTGAGGAGGCGCACACAACAACCGTAACAGCTACaccgacagcgacagcaacgacgacaGAAACGCAGCTCAGTGACTCGCTATCGCTTCTGTTGAGCAGCCGCGCTACATCCGCCGCCTCATCCTGGCTGCACGAGCTCGCC CAGCCGGGCGAGCACGAGCCGACATCAGCTCTCCTCAATTACTGTAAACGCAAA TTCCTGCGTCCCTATGTCGCCATACTGACTGTCGTTGGGCTGAATCCCATTTCCACGGATATGAGCAATGTGAGCGCCTGCTGCAGCTACATCCAAGCACTAGTAATACTCTGTGTGCTCCTCATGGGCTATGTACTGCGGTATTTGTGCGGATACCG GGGAGATCGCGGATTTAGCAGCTATCGGGACATACGCCCCGGTGGCTATGGCAACGCCACAGATGTCTGCGACTCATCTGGTGGCTCAAAAACTTCTAATACCATTGGGGAACTGTTGTTTGGCTACGTTGTACCCAGTGTCTTGAATCTGTTAAGCTTCGTCTCTGCGGTGCTCGTCTGCAAGGTGATCGAGCATGAGCAGTTGCAAAATCTCATTGAGCGAGTGTTTCTGCTTTCGGCTAAGCCAAAGCGATTGTGTCGCATGCTCTGGTTCTATCTGGGTGTGGCCCTAGCATTGCTCTTACTCCTCTTCGCCTACGCCTGCTGTGTGGTCATCATGCAGCCGGCACAGATCATCAAGGTAGCTTGGCTGGCCGAAAAGTTACGCAACTGGGAGCTGTGCCTGCGTATTGGATTACTGTGCACCATATTGCTGCAGGACCTAGTCGAGATAATCATTTTAAGTAGCTACTACATTGAATGCTACTTGCTGCGCGTCCATTTGGAGACATTGTCACACAAGCTCCTAATGCATTCCATAGACTCGCTGGACTGGATGCGTGAGATTCTCGAGTTTCGGAAACTACTTGAGCGAGTCAATCAGCATGTGTCGATCCCAGTCTGCTTCCTGATTGTCATGAATCTGGCCTATGCATTTGCTGGTCTTGTCTACTTGTTCAAGGACTTTGATTTCCACTACTGTGCCCTTAAGTTGGTCTTGCTCAATATTGCCAATGTCATGTTGTGGCTATTCTTGGGTCTCTTGCCCTTCTTTGTGGCCGGGTCTGTGACTCGGGTGTGTCAGAATGCCCAGGCCAATGGGCATCAAATACGCGTCCGTCCGTTCGTTTATCACAACACATCTGCTGAAGATCTCAATTCAACGCTCCTCTTCGCCTCCTCTCTGGACATGTCTGCGAAGCTCTTCCGCATGCCCATCCAGTCAAACTATCTGTGCTTTGCCATACTAGTTGTCACCATCGTAGTGCTCACCCTCGGCATGTGTCTCAATTTAAGCGCTCTTGGCAAATTCTGA
- the LOC133841696 gene encoding uncharacterized protein LOC133841696 isoform X2 — protein sequence MSNVSACCSYIQALVILCVLLMGYVLRYLCGYRGDRGFSSYRDIRPGGYGNATDVCDSSGGSKTSNTIGELLFGYVVPSVLNLLSFVSAVLVCKVIEHEQLQNLIERVFLLSAKPKRLCRMLWFYLGVALALLLLLFAYACCVVIMQPAQIIKVAWLAEKLRNWELCLRIGLLCTILLQDLVEIIILSSYYIECYLLRVHLETLSHKLLMHSIDSLDWMREILEFRKLLERVNQHVSIPVCFLIVMNLAYAFAGLVYLFKDFDFHYCALKLVLLNIANVMLWLFLGLLPFFVAGSVTRVCQNAQANGHQIRVRPFVYHNTSAEDLNSTLLFASSLDMSAKLFRMPIQSNYLCFAILVVTIVVLTLGMCLNLSALGKF from the exons ATGAGCAATGTGAGCGCCTGCTGCAGCTACATCCAAGCACTAGTAATACTCTGTGTGCTCCTCATGGGCTATGTACTGCGGTATTTGTGCGGATACCG GGGAGATCGCGGATTTAGCAGCTATCGGGACATACGCCCCGGTGGCTATGGCAACGCCACAGATGTCTGCGACTCATCTGGTGGCTCAAAAACTTCTAATACCATTGGGGAACTGTTGTTTGGCTACGTTGTACCCAGTGTCTTGAATCTGTTAAGCTTCGTCTCTGCGGTGCTCGTCTGCAAGGTGATCGAGCATGAGCAGTTGCAAAATCTCATTGAGCGAGTGTTTCTGCTTTCGGCTAAGCCAAAGCGATTGTGTCGCATGCTCTGGTTCTATCTGGGTGTGGCCCTAGCATTGCTCTTACTCCTCTTCGCCTACGCCTGCTGTGTGGTCATCATGCAGCCGGCACAGATCATCAAGGTAGCTTGGCTGGCCGAAAAGTTACGCAACTGGGAGCTGTGCCTGCGTATTGGATTACTGTGCACCATATTGCTGCAGGACCTAGTCGAGATAATCATTTTAAGTAGCTACTACATTGAATGCTACTTGCTGCGCGTCCATTTGGAGACATTGTCACACAAGCTCCTAATGCATTCCATAGACTCGCTGGACTGGATGCGTGAGATTCTCGAGTTTCGGAAACTACTTGAGCGAGTCAATCAGCATGTGTCGATCCCAGTCTGCTTCCTGATTGTCATGAATCTGGCCTATGCATTTGCTGGTCTTGTCTACTTGTTCAAGGACTTTGATTTCCACTACTGTGCCCTTAAGTTGGTCTTGCTCAATATTGCCAATGTCATGTTGTGGCTATTCTTGGGTCTCTTGCCCTTCTTTGTGGCCGGGTCTGTGACTCGGGTGTGTCAGAATGCCCAGGCCAATGGGCATCAAATACGCGTCCGTCCGTTCGTTTATCACAACACATCTGCTGAAGATCTCAATTCAACGCTCCTCTTCGCCTCCTCTCTGGACATGTCTGCGAAGCTCTTCCGCATGCCCATCCAGTCAAACTATCTGTGCTTTGCCATACTAGTTGTCACCATCGTAGTGCTCACCCTCGGCATGTGTCTCAATTTAAGCGCTCTTGGCAAATTCTGA